From Aquificaceae bacterium:
TAATTCATTTTGATAAATCCATCGTCTCCTTAATATTAAGTGAAAGCTTCATAATAACTTTACCCTTAATTTTATACTCGTAAGTATCTTCAAAAAGTTCAAATGTGACTACCATTGGTATGTTGAGCTCTGAATGAGTAAAGATTCTCTTCCTTCTATCATACCAAATATTTCCTGATATTGTTCCTTCCAAAATACCAATTCCCTTTAGGCTCTTATCCTCTACCTGTATTGGACCATATGAACCAGATAACTTCAATTTTACGGTATTCCAATCTATATCCTCAACTTTATATTCAAGCTTCCCTGGAACTAACTTGGTTGCAATAGTCCCGTCATCAAATACTTCTTTCAACCTTTCATTAATATACTTACTATAAACCATACCTTCAATAGTTTGCCCCTTCTTGATTTTTTTACCATCACAAAAATCTAAACAATAAGGTATATCTATTAAAGGCTTAAATATGTCTGCTTTTTTATCGCTTACCTCGTATTCACGATTGCTATAGTCTTGAATTCTTCCAGCTACCTTTTCATAGCATCTTTCTGTCATAACCTTAGCTTCTTTTATGTAATTTTGCTCTAAGACCTTAGGTATAAATTTCAATTTACATTCAATTAAAACGGAAAAATCAGATATATCATTTATAGCACCTTTCAGTTCTTTTTGGACAAAGTATTTAAATTCTTGCTTAAGAGTATCCTCTTCTTGTTTAGATAAACTACCGTCATGTTGTATATCCATATCAATTACTTCAATTAGATTTACACTATAGCTATAAGTCTCGCTTGGCTTGATTTTGATTAATATATTTGCAAAGTTCATTCTGTAGTAGTAGTATCCTAAACCAGATAGTATAGCCACAAATATAGCCCAGACTATCAATAAAACCAGCTTTTTCATCTTTCCATCCTCCCGACTATTATGTTGAGTTTATCATAAACCAAACTTTGCTCTTTAGCAAATGAAATTTTAGAAAAGATTACGGATTTAGAGTTTGGGATTATGGTGCGGAAATGCAATGTCATCATATATCCTCCTGTTGCCCTTTTATCGGCTTGTTTTTCCCTTCTGGTGGCAAAAAGTTCACTTCTTTGTAGTAAGTAGGTCTGAAAAATATCCAGTGCTTTAGGTTTTCTGGAGTTCTTGAGTAGCATATCTCACAAAGTAGCCCACCTTCTACCAGCTTTGAATTGTCATCACAGCAATCCGTTAAGTTCCAAAACTCATAATTATCGTGAAATACCAGCTTGCCACAACTTAGGCATTCGTATAGCTTACAGCCTCTTGAGGCAAGAAACTCCTCCAACTCCATATCCTCCGGAAGCTCCTCAATCTCAAAGAGGTTTTTTAGAAAGTCCTTTTGTTTTTGAGTAAGTTCAGATATTCTCATATTGGGAACAACCTACTAAGAATTAGGATGGTAATAATTGCAACTCCAATACCAACAACAATAAAAATTAACACATCCTTTATGCTAACAGCTTTCTTTCTCTCTTCCTTCTTAATAGTCGCTATAGGTTTCATTTCAGCCTCATATTTTCCTACACGCTCTTCGTAGTTGCTTTCCTCTTTATCTTTTAGATATGAACCAACAAGCTTTATAAATTCCCATATAAACTTCTTGTCTTCAGATTCTATATTCAATGTATCTAATATGCTTTCCCCTGCTCTGGTATATAGTATGTATATTGCAGTCAATTCTGGGATATTTTGTAGACCAACATCTTTACCTTTCTTTTTATAATGCTCTCTTATCAAATATAAGCAAAGCGAATAGAAAGAGTCTTTTCCTGTTATTCTCCTTACCCTATCATCAAGGTCTTTTAGAAATTTTTCTATTTTTGCAAGTCTTTCTTCGCTGGAGATGTTTTCATCAAAAGCTTTAAAGAACTTAATAAGCTCATCATTTTTCAGCTGTATCTTCTCGTAATATCTTTCTCTTATAGCTAAGCTTATAGTATTATTCAGCATTATTGTTTTTACCTCCGTGTTTTGATTTATCCTACAATAAATTTTGTCTTTGTGCTATAGCTTCCAATCTATCTTTGAGCGGTTTCACACTACTGTATACACGCTCTAACATATCTATTATCCTTTGCTTATCTTTCTCTTCTCTCTTTGCATCCTCTTTTACCCTTTCTATAACGCTAAAGCTTGATTTATAGTATTCGTCCAATATTCCTCTAAAATCTTTGAAATGTTTTTCAATTTCTGAATTAAGCTTATCTATCTCTTCCTCCAGTTTATCCTCAAGTTCTCCTATGTAATTTTCATGAATATCTTCAATCTTATCCTTAATTTCTTCAAATTCCCTTCCGAAATATTCTTTAAGCTCTCTTACTATATCCTCCTTCAAAAATAGTTTCCTCAGCCAATTTATAAATCCTTTAGTTTCCATATTCACCTTTTCTCTAAAGTTAGATGCAAAAGTGTCAACACTCATATTCTTGTAATCTTCAAGAATTATCTCTATTAAACTCTCTATTTCACTAAGACTAATTTCAGGCTTAAAGATTGGTAAACTCAACATATCCTTAAACTCTTCTTCTATAGCTTTATCCTCCCCATACAGTATTTCCTTAGCTTTTTTATTCAAGTGAAGAACCTTTTCTCTTAGCTTATTAATTAAGTCTTCTATTTCTTTATTGATATCTTCGTTTTGTTTGGAAATTTCTTCTAACAGAGCGTCTATTCCATCTTTTATGTGTTCCTCCAAGCCTGTAGATCTCAAGCTATTTTCAACTACTTCTAATAACGATTCTCTGAACTCTTCAAGGAATTCATCTGGAGTAGTCCTATTTGAAATGATATCTTTGTATTTATCATCATTCGAAAACTTATCTCTAATTTCCTTTAAATTGTTTTTAAGAGCTTCCTTAGAGTTTTTCTCCGCTCTTTTAAAACTGCTTTTCAGAATACTCCTAACAGCTTTTTTCAATTCTTTTTCCTTACCTTGTAATTCTTCTATTAGACTTTCTATTTCCTGCTTTATATCCTTCAGGTCTTTCTTTTCAAACTCTTCAATTTCCTTAGAAAGATTCTCTATACTACTTTTATGTCTTTTTAAAATATTTAGCCTGTTCTCTATCTCGTTCTTTATTGCATTATAGTGTATTCCTATTTTAGTAATCACATTATAGACTCTATCAACCTCAGCTTTTGAAAAGACTACTTGTTCCACGTATCGTCTAAAAAGTTCAAACCCAGAGAACTTTATAATGCTTTCGTAAGAGACTTCTATGTCATAAATGGTTTCCAAACTGCCTGCTATATTTCGTATGAATGCTAAATAAGTCTTGTATTCTTTTTGAGGTTCTTCTTTAGCCTTGATAATGCTCTTAATACGCTCCAAAGCACCAGCAAAATCTTCACCCTTTACCTCAGGAAATCTATTAGCCAACTTTTGCATGTAGAAATAAGTCATAGCGGATATGGGAATAACTATTATATTCCTATAACCCATACTCTTATATTTAGCACGGATAAAGTCCGCTATTCTAATAGGCATCTTTTCAGAGTCAGCATCGTTAAAAACTTGGTCTATCTTATTGACCGCACATATTAAAACCATATCTCTGTTTTTGAACTCTTCTCTAATACTTTCCAAAAGGTCAACCTCTGATTGTTGAGCATATTTGGTATAGTCAATGATAAACACCGCAACATCAGAATTACTCAAAGCAGTTTTATATACTTCACTATGTCCCATACTCTGTTCTTTAGTCGCAAGGTCAGGTCCAGGAGTATCATAAATCATATATTTCTTAGTCTTATACATATTATATGGATATGAAATTTCAATATCTGGTATTCTGTACCCCTCTTCCTTTACTTTTTCAAATTTCTCTTTCAAATAATTTTTTACTTCATAGGCATTAGTAAATTCCCTTTCTTCCTTCTCATCACGCACTATAATCTTATTCTCCTCTATGGGTTTAAACAGAATATTGCAAGGAGTTGGAAGCTCAAGGCTCGTTGGAGCTAATTCTTCTCCAATTAAACCGTTTACCACCATGCTTTTACCAGTCTTTTTTGTGGCAAAAATCGCTATTTTTATCTCACTTTCCAATTTATATAGTAGCTCTCCTATCTTATGCAAGTTTTCCAAAGCTGTGCTCTTTATCTCTTCAGTATCCTTCGTATTTGCAATCAGACTATCAATCTCATCTATAGCCTTTTTAACCAATTCTTCAAATTTCCAACGCTCCTTCTTAAACTCTTCCACTATCCTCTTCTTTTCCAAGAAACCTTTCGTATAAACATCCATGTGTATATCCAGGTATATCAGCTGTTGAATAGTATCAAAGAACTCTTCCTTTAACTTCTTAACCGTTCCCGTATCCTTTTCCTTTTCTTCGTCAAAATCAAAGACAAGATATACATCTCTGAATTTATTTTCGTGCCTATCTCTCTTAAACATATCCTCATTTCTATAGTAATACTCAACAAACTCATAAAGTTCTCTAAAACTACGCTCTTTGACCCCATCTACATACAACATTAAATCTTTACTAAAGCGTATATTCTTACAAGTCTTCAGATTATACTTAATCTCATCATCATCTATACTTTTCCCAACCTCTTCTAAAATCTTATAAAGCTCTTTATCCGAGTCCAATACTGGAATATTACCTTCCAATACCGCATCATACATTTCTTTATCGGTTCTGACTTTAACTACTTTTATATTCATATCTCCCCTCCAAAGAGTTTATAACAGCCTTTACTTTTTGCCTTAATTCCTTTAAAAACTCACTTTCCTCTGCACGCTTTCCAACCTCTCTGTATATCTCTGGTCTTATATGTTTCATGTTTCTACGGACGAAGTCCTCAAAATCCTCCGATTTAATCAAAGAAATAATCATATTTATATAAGAAGTTAGCTGATTTACGACTAACTTTTCTATGTTTATAGCATTAACGACACAATCTATGAGAAAGTTTCTGAGGTTATCAATATCCCTTTTTATCTCCTGTATAACTTCATCATAGTTCTTTGGAGGCTCTATCTTTCTTTCCTTCTTTTTCTCTTTGGTAGCTTCTGACTTAATATACTGCTCAATAGTTTTTTTCACATTATCACTATCCAAATACTTATTGGTTTCCAGTTTATTCAAAAGCTCTTCAGCGTCAGAACTTTTTAGTATAAGTTTCTTACACTCTTCAAACTCTTCCTCACTTAGCTGTATGTCTTTTTTCTCAAGTATCTTTTTAAATCTCTCTTCTATCTGTGCAAAATCATCCTCATGCCAAAGTAAGACATTAACTATTCGCATTTTAGCAGGTGGCTCTTCTGGATTAAAGTCCTTATGGTAGGCTATTAAGCTATAAAACTCCTTCTCTATCTCCTTAAACTTGTTTTCTCTGTCCTGTGATGCAAGCGGATTTAGGATAAGTAGTTGTATGACATCTCCACCAAACCTTTCTATAAGTTTCGTAAAATCAAATTTTTCAGGAGAAAAGTCTACATTATTTTTTCTTAGGAGCTCACGTAATCCTTCCAAAAATGCCTCATTTATCTCATTCATCCTAAAACCTTCTAAGAAAATCTTCTCTATATCTTCTCTTACCTTTTTAAGGTCCAATTCTATATGCTTTTGAACG
This genomic window contains:
- a CDS encoding dynamin family protein gives rise to the protein MNIKVVKVRTDKEMYDAVLEGNIPVLDSDKELYKILEEVGKSIDDDEIKYNLKTCKNIRFSKDLMLYVDGVKERSFRELYEFVEYYYRNEDMFKRDRHENKFRDVYLVFDFDEEKEKDTGTVKKLKEEFFDTIQQLIYLDIHMDVYTKGFLEKKRIVEEFKKERWKFEELVKKAIDEIDSLIANTKDTEEIKSTALENLHKIGELLYKLESEIKIAIFATKKTGKSMVVNGLIGEELAPTSLELPTPCNILFKPIEENKIIVRDEKEEREFTNAYEVKNYLKEKFEKVKEEGYRIPDIEISYPYNMYKTKKYMIYDTPGPDLATKEQSMGHSEVYKTALSNSDVAVFIIDYTKYAQQSEVDLLESIREEFKNRDMVLICAVNKIDQVFNDADSEKMPIRIADFIRAKYKSMGYRNIIVIPISAMTYFYMQKLANRFPEVKGEDFAGALERIKSIIKAKEEPQKEYKTYLAFIRNIAGSLETIYDIEVSYESIIKFSGFELFRRYVEQVVFSKAEVDRVYNVITKIGIHYNAIKNEIENRLNILKRHKSSIENLSKEIEEFEKKDLKDIKQEIESLIEELQGKEKELKKAVRSILKSSFKRAEKNSKEALKNNLKEIRDKFSNDDKYKDIISNRTTPDEFLEEFRESLLEVVENSLRSTGLEEHIKDGIDALLEEISKQNEDINKEIEDLINKLREKVLHLNKKAKEILYGEDKAIEEEFKDMLSLPIFKPEISLSEIESLIEIILEDYKNMSVDTFASNFREKVNMETKGFINWLRKLFLKEDIVRELKEYFGREFEEIKDKIEDIHENYIGELEDKLEEEIDKLNSEIEKHFKDFRGILDEYYKSSFSVIERVKEDAKREEKDKQRIIDMLERVYSSVKPLKDRLEAIAQRQNLL